The genomic window CCGGCCAAGTCGGGGCGATCGCTCCCTCGTCGCGTTTTTTGGCGGACGAGATGGTCCGGTGGATCGATTGGTCCACCGCTCGCGGTGTGGTCGAGTACGGTCCTGGCACGGGCGTGTTCACGTCGGCGATTGTCCAACAGCTGCAAGCCGACGCGAAGTTCTTTGCCATCGAACGTTCGGCGGAACTGGCTGAGTTGGTTCGCCACCGCTGCCCCGACACACGCGTGTATGAAGACACCGTGGAAAATGTCGTCGAATTGTGCCGGCAGGAAGGTATCGATTCGGTGGACGCGGTGGTCTGCGGCTTGCCCTGGGCCTCGTTTCCCGAATCGCTACAAAACACCTGCCTGGACGCGATGATGGATGTGCTGCGACCCGGTGGCCAATTCGTTAGCTTCGCCTACTGGCAGGGCATGGCGCTGCCGGCGGCGTGGCGCTTCAAGAAAAAACTGAACGCCTACTTCAGCGACGTCCACCGCAGCCCTACCGTGTGGCGCAATCTGCCTCCCGCGTTCGTGTATCGCTGCACCCGATAGCTCCGTAGCCGATCTCGCCAGAGATTGGATGCTCCAGCCCATCCTTCTCATGACCTCTGCTCAAGCGACTGCCCCCATGCCTGATGCTTCCCAACCGCTCCAGGTGTGGGCCGACGTGGGCGGCACCTTTACCGATTGCTTTGTTACCGATAGCCAAGGCCGTCGCTCGATCAAAGTGCTCAGCAGCGGCGTTACCAAGGGCATGATTGCGGCGGTTAGCACCCGCGAGGGATGTACTTGCCTGATCGACCCGCGACGCAGCGCCGACGCGGCGGACTTCTGGACCGGGTTTACGCTGCGAGTCCTGGACGCCGGAGGGGGCATCGTCGAACAAGCCACCGTCACGGCCTTCACCGCCGACGATGGCGGGCTGCTGCTCGATCGCCTGTTGCCAAGCGTCCAAGCGGACCAGACCTATGAGCTGGTTTCGCAGCTGGAGTCGCCGGCCTTGGCGGTCCGCCAACTACTCGGGTTGCCCCTGAACTCGCCCCTGCCGCCGCTGACCGCGAGACTGGGTACGACGCGGGGCACCAATGCCCTGCTGACCCGCCGCGGCGCCGCGGTCACGCTGCTGGTCACCCGCGGCTTTGCTGATCTGCTGCGAATCGGCGAACAGGATCGACCGGATCTGTTTGCGCTCTCGATCGTCAAACCGCCGCCGTTGACCGAAGACGTCCTGGAGATTGACGAAAGGCTCGACGCCCGCGGCAGCGTACTGCGTCCGCTGGATGAAGACGCGGTGCGGCAAACCTTGCAAACCGCCTACGATCGCGGCGCCCGAACGCTGGCCATCAGCCTGCTGCATGCTTACCAGAACGACATCCACGAACGGGCCATCGAAAGGCTCGCTCGCGAAATCGGCTTTGAGGACATCAGTCGCTCCAGCGAATTGGCACCGCTGATCAAACTGGTCGCCCGCACCGAAACCACGACGCTGGACGCTTATCTGAATCCGATCCTGAACCGATACTTAAGCAAGGTATGGGAGCAACTCGGTGGCCCCGGCGCTGCGCAGTTGTCGTGGATGACCAGCGGCGGTTCGCTGGTGGCCAGCGAACATTTTCGCGGCGCCGACAGCGTATTGTCCGGTCCCGCCGGCGGCGTGGTGGCCCTGGCTGCGTTGGCAAACGAACACGCCATCACGGCCGGTGCGATCGGCTTGGACATGGGCGGCACCAGCACCGACGTCAGCTTGTACGACGGCCGTTTGCGGCGTCAGTTCGAATCACGTAAAGCGGGCTTGCGGATGCTGACGCCGATGATGGCGATCGAAACGGTGGCCGCCGGTGGAGGTTCCGTTTGCAGCCTCGAAGGCCAGCGTCTGCTGGTTGGTCCCGACAGTGCCGGCGCCGATCCGGGGCCGGCTTGCTACGGTCGCGGGGGACCGCTGACGGTTACCGATTTGAACCTCGTGCTGGGCCGCATCGATGCGGCTCGCTTCCCCTTCCCGCTCGATCGCGACGCCGCCGTGGCGCAGCTGCAAGCGATCGCGGATCGTCTGCCCCCTGGAACCCTCCACGGCGATGCGCCGCCGTACCTGTTGCTGGCCGAAGGGTTTTGGAAAATCGCCGTAGGTCACATGGCCGAAGCGGTGCGGACGATCACCACGGCCGAAGGCGTCGATCCGCGGCCGATGACCTTGGTCGGTTTCGGCGGCGCCGCCGGACAACACCTGTCCGCCGTCGCAGCGGCCCTCGCCATGGACCGCGTCTTCGATCACCCCGACGCTAGTTTGTTGAGCGCCCTGGGAATGGGCAAAGCCGATCGCGGTGTCACCCGCACCGCCGGCGTGTACCGCTTGCTCGGCGACGTCACCGAACCGCTCGTCAACGAGCTGCAACACACGCTGCTGCAGCAGTCTTGCGAAGCTCTTGAACTGCCAGCCGGCGAACTATCAGCCGGCGACGCAGCCGAGCCGTCAGAAACTTTCGAACCCCAAAACACTTCGAAAACTTGGACCGTCGATCTGCGTTACCAGGGCACCGAATCGACACTGGAGTTGCCGTTGCTACCGCAGCAAACGCTGGCCGAACGATTTTCCGCCGAGCATCAAGAGCGTTTCGGATACCACCATCCGCAGCGACCCATCGAATGGGTGGCGCTGCGGCTGGAGCATCGTGTCCGTCCACATCGCGTACAGCCCGTCGAACCGCTCACGGAGACTTTTCAAGTCACAGCGGAAGAGCACTGCCCGTTGTTTCACGAGGGTCGTTGGCAATCCGCCGCCAGAGTGCAGCGAGAAGCCTTGCGACCAGGGGCGACGATCACCGGTCCGGCGCTGATCACGTCCGACACCAGCACCTTGGTTGTGGAACCCGGCTGGTCAGCGACCATGCAAAATGATCACTCCCTGGATGTCCGTCGCCAACGTCAAGAGTTCGCTTCCCCAACGGTGGACCCCCAGACCAACGAGCCGACGGATGCGGTGTTGGTGGAAATCGTTGGCCGACGGCTGCAAGGGATCGCCGATTCGATGGGCGAAGTGCTGCGAAGGACGGCGATCAGCGTCAACGTCAAAGAACGTCGCGACTACAGCTGTGCCGTGTTCCGCGGCGATGGCACGCTGGTCGCCAACGCTCCCCACGTGCCCGTTCACTTAGGCGCGATGGGACACACCGTGCGTCACCTGCTGAAGCGGTTCCCGCAGATGACCGCGGGAGATTGCTACGTGACCAACGATCCCTTCGCGGGCGGTTCCCATCTGCCGGACGTGACGGTGATCAGTCCCGTGTTTGTGGATGCCGACGCCACGCAGCCACAGTTCTTCGTCGGCAGCCGTGCCCATCATGCAGAAATCGGCGGCATCACTCCGGGTTCGATGCCTCCGGCTGCGACCTCGCTGGCCGACGAGGGCGTTTGGATTCGTGATTTTGCGTTGGTGCGTGAGGGAGTGGACCACGAAGCTGCTTTGCGGCAAATGCTCAGCGATGGCCCGCACCCTTCGCGCGCGGTGGAAGAAAACCTGGCCGATATCGCCGCCCAACGTGCCGCCGGTCACCGCGGCGGCAAAGACCTGAAGGAGTTGGCCGACAAGCTGGGCGGCGCCGGCGTCTTGGATGGCTGCATGCAGCAATTGCAACGTCTGTCGCGATCGGCGGTGACACAGTTCGCAACCACGCTGCCGGCAGAATCAAGATTCGAAGACGAACTGGACGACGGCAGCAAAATCTGTGTGACGTTAACGCGGACCGATCGCAAGGCCGCCGACGCGCCGCATGCTTTAAGCATCGACTTTGCCGGTACCGCCGACGTGCATCCCCATGGTTTTAACGCCACGCCTGGGATCGTCACCGCGGCGGTATTGTATGTGATGCGATGCGCAATCGATCGGCCGTTGCCACTGAACGAAGGCTTCATGCAAGCCATCGATTTAAAACTGCCCAGCGGCATATTAAACCCTCCCAGTGATGAGGATGCCCGTCGCTGCCCCGCCGTGGTCGCTGGCAATGTGGAAACCAGCCAACGCGTGGTGGACGTGCTGTTGGGAGCGTTGGGTTTGGCCGCCGCCAGCCAGGGCACGATGAACAACGTGCTGATCGGCGACGACTCGTTTGGCTATTACGAAACGATTTGCGGCGGCAGTGGAGCGACGGCTCAAGCGGCCGGCGCCGATGCCGTGCACACGCACATGACTAATACACGGATCACCGACCCGGAAGTGTTGGAGAGCCGCTATCCGGT from Roseimaritima ulvae includes these protein-coding regions:
- a CDS encoding class I SAM-dependent methyltransferase: MSATTFLKTFFSHPGQVGAIAPSSRFLADEMVRWIDWSTARGVVEYGPGTGVFTSAIVQQLQADAKFFAIERSAELAELVRHRCPDTRVYEDTVENVVELCRQEGIDSVDAVVCGLPWASFPESLQNTCLDAMMDVLRPGGQFVSFAYWQGMALPAAWRFKKKLNAYFSDVHRSPTVWRNLPPAFVYRCTR
- a CDS encoding hydantoinase B/oxoprolinase family protein, whose product is MPDASQPLQVWADVGGTFTDCFVTDSQGRRSIKVLSSGVTKGMIAAVSTREGCTCLIDPRRSADAADFWTGFTLRVLDAGGGIVEQATVTAFTADDGGLLLDRLLPSVQADQTYELVSQLESPALAVRQLLGLPLNSPLPPLTARLGTTRGTNALLTRRGAAVTLLVTRGFADLLRIGEQDRPDLFALSIVKPPPLTEDVLEIDERLDARGSVLRPLDEDAVRQTLQTAYDRGARTLAISLLHAYQNDIHERAIERLAREIGFEDISRSSELAPLIKLVARTETTTLDAYLNPILNRYLSKVWEQLGGPGAAQLSWMTSGGSLVASEHFRGADSVLSGPAGGVVALAALANEHAITAGAIGLDMGGTSTDVSLYDGRLRRQFESRKAGLRMLTPMMAIETVAAGGGSVCSLEGQRLLVGPDSAGADPGPACYGRGGPLTVTDLNLVLGRIDAARFPFPLDRDAAVAQLQAIADRLPPGTLHGDAPPYLLLAEGFWKIAVGHMAEAVRTITTAEGVDPRPMTLVGFGGAAGQHLSAVAAALAMDRVFDHPDASLLSALGMGKADRGVTRTAGVYRLLGDVTEPLVNELQHTLLQQSCEALELPAGELSAGDAAEPSETFEPQNTSKTWTVDLRYQGTESTLELPLLPQQTLAERFSAEHQERFGYHHPQRPIEWVALRLEHRVRPHRVQPVEPLTETFQVTAEEHCPLFHEGRWQSAARVQREALRPGATITGPALITSDTSTLVVEPGWSATMQNDHSLDVRRQRQEFASPTVDPQTNEPTDAVLVEIVGRRLQGIADSMGEVLRRTAISVNVKERRDYSCAVFRGDGTLVANAPHVPVHLGAMGHTVRHLLKRFPQMTAGDCYVTNDPFAGGSHLPDVTVISPVFVDADATQPQFFVGSRAHHAEIGGITPGSMPPAATSLADEGVWIRDFALVREGVDHEAALRQMLSDGPHPSRAVEENLADIAAQRAAGHRGGKDLKELADKLGGAGVLDGCMQQLQRLSRSAVTQFATTLPAESRFEDELDDGSKICVTLTRTDRKAADAPHALSIDFAGTADVHPHGFNATPGIVTAAVLYVMRCAIDRPLPLNEGFMQAIDLKLPSGILNPPSDEDARRCPAVVAGNVETSQRVVDVLLGALGLAAASQGTMNNVLIGDDSFGYYETICGGSGATAQAAGADAVHTHMTNTRITDPEVLESRYPVRLWQFRIRQGSGGDGRWPGGNGVVRKWEFLRPLTLSLLTGRRQGHQPYGVAGGQPGKSGINWLQRSGRPPETLPACCTLSVKVGDRLIIETPGGAAWGTPSPP